One segment of Sander vitreus isolate 19-12246 chromosome 20, sanVit1, whole genome shotgun sequence DNA contains the following:
- the gnmt gene encoding glycine N-methyltransferase, whose amino-acid sequence MSVDSVFRTRSLGVAAEGLPDQYADGKAAKVWELYIGDTQSRTQEYKSWVVSLLKEQGVQRVLDVACGTGVDSIMLVEEGFKMVSVDASDKMLKYALKSRWERRKEQAFDQWVIEEANWLTLPEDIQKPGAGFDAVICLGNSFAHLPDFKGDQSDQKLALQNIASMVRPGGILIIDHRNYDYILETGRAPQGKNIYYKSDLTQDISTSVLWVDNKPHMITLDYTIHVPKATLQNLPDVSKFRLSYYPHRLQSFKALLTEAFNGKMEHSVYGDFKTYVPGQSQAPCYFIHVCKKTA is encoded by the exons ATGTCGGTCGACAGCGTGTTTAGGACCCGCTCTCTCGGTGTGGCCGCCGAGGGTCTTCCTGACCAGTATGCCGACGGCAAAGCAGCGAAAGTCTGGGAGCTGTACATCGGAGACACGCAGAGTAGGACGCAGGAATACAAAAGCTGGGTGGTGTCTTTGCTGAAAGAGCAAGGGGTGCAAAGAGTGCTGGATGTAGCCTGCGGAACAGG agtTGACTCCATCATGTTGGTGGAAGAGGGCTTTAAAATGGTGAGCGTGGATGCCAGCGACAAAATGCTCAAGTATGCGCTGAAGTCAAGAtgggagagaagaaaagaacaaGCTTTTGACCAGTGGG TGATTGAAGAGGCCAACTGGTTGACGTTACCAGAGGACATTCAGAAACCAGGAGCTGGCTTTGATGCTGTTATCTGCCTCGGCAACTCATTCGCCCACTTACCAGACTTTAAAG GGGACCAGAGTGATCAAAAGTTGGCCCTTCAGAACATTGCCAGTATGGTCAGACCAGGTGGGATCCTCATCATTGACCACCGTAATTATGACTACATCCTGGAGACCGGCCGGGCACCACAAGGCAAAAATATCTACTATAAG AGTGATCTAACTCAGGACATCTCCACTTCGGTGCTGTGGGTCGACAATAAGCCCCATATGATCACTCTGGACTACACCATCCACGTGCCCAAGGCCACCCTTCAAAATCTTCCTGATGTCAG TAAATTCCGTCTGTCCTACTACCCTCATCGTCTGCAGAGCTTCAAAGCTTTACTGACCGAGGCCTTCAACGGAAAAATGGAGCACAGCGTCTACGGAGATTTCAAGACGTACGTCCCTGGCCAGAGCCAGGCTCCGTGCTACTTCATCCATGTCTGTAAGAAGACAGCCTAA
- the LOC144534705 gene encoding thrombomodulin-like has translation MTILMSVILFLSITTGFGMEQTGVCRPFCTGSDCITVDQDRVDFQTAEEACRDRNGELMTFWSETDESTLDSLRQELYGNFWIGLCLPASACSNLSAPLRGYKWTSGNVHSSFIPSFGTWKDNVKVCSPRCVSLSNGQKWTERLCSDKTDGFLCKTKRKDACQARELSDPNVIKSSKGCKGGPCEHMCSDVKGGYICSCFSGYIPDSKNPRECKQHCPQHKCPAKCQGKPSECYCPDGFLLSDTFCEDIDECLNDGCDQECKNTFGSFVCSCGKGFVLKNEVNCVKAEGNESFAVTTPIVIAFVKPATNNHTLKGSSVPAGEFLWIWIFVVVAVVVFIFVIRFYVVKRQKCREQNSNQPSTAPVENIEC, from the coding sequence ATGACTATTTTGATGTCAGTGATTTTGTTCTTGTCTATAACGACAGGATTTGGCATGGAGCAGACTGGTGTCTGTAGGCCTTTTTGTACTGGGAGTGACTGCATAACAGTAGATCAAGACAGAGTGGATTTTCAAACTGCTGAGGAAGCATGCCGTGACAGGAATGGGGAACTAATGACATTTTGGTCTGAGACAGATGAGAGCACCCTTGACAGTTTGAGACAAGAATTGTATGGAAACTTCTGGATTGGACTGTGTTTACCAGCTTCTGCCTGTAGCAACCTTTCAGCTCCGCTGAGAGGCTATAAGTGGACCTCTGGTAATGTGCACAGTAGCTTTATTCCATCCTTTGGCACATGGAAAGACAATGTTAAAGTCTGCTCTCCACGCTGTGTGTCACTTTCAAATGGTCAAAAGTGGACAGAGAGGCTGTGCTCGGACAAAACGGATGGGTTTCTGTGCAAAACAAAGCGCAAAGATGCATGCCAGGCACGAGAATTATCAGATCCTAATGTTATCAAAAGCTCTAAAGGCTGTAAAGGTGGTCCTTGTGAACATATGTGCTCAGATGTAAAAGGAGGTTATATATGCTCTTGTTTCAGTGGATATATCCCAGACAGCAAGAACCCCAGGGAGTGCAAACAACACTGTCCACAACATAAATGCCCAGCGAAATGTCAGGGAAAACCCAGCGAATGCTACTGTCCTGATGGCTTTCTATTAAGTGATACATTTTGTGAGGACATTGATGAATGTTTGAATGATGGATGTGATCAAGAGTGTAAAAACACTTTTGGAAGTTTTGTGTGCTCCTGCGGAAAAGGATTTGTACTAAAAAATGAAGTCAACTGCGTCAAAGCAGAGGGCAATGAAAGTTTTGCTGTCACAACTCCTATCGTTATAGCTTTTGTTAAACCAGCCACCAATAATCATACACTGAAGGGTTCTTCTGTGCCTGCTGGCGAGTTTCTCTGGATatggatttttgttgttgtggctgTGGTAGTGTTTATATTTGTGATAAGGTTTTATGTTGTTAAGCGGCAGAAGTGCAGAGAACAAAACTCCAATCAGCCGTCTACTGCTCCTGTGGAGAATATTGAGTGTTAA
- the cd93 gene encoding complement component C1q receptor — MLVSDPHHLFLATNGQPHIGHISPPKLPRTFWISVNLLISMAIMLWIFLLPLINSFEGLSAEHETLCTSNACFTLNMDRMSFRDARQNCDHNGGYLMTVRDEEEEDVLRSLLSQIQRQRQDRVFKFWIGLKLHRGDCVLADKTLRGFRWVSGEEESHYSNWEKEPVTTCTEERCVKVHYTISGQNQLKWTAGPCKSPAFYACKFYFKGMCKPLALLGPGQITYTAPFSEEPQRSEMQSFPLATYAVILCSDQQSQYVVCKGMDDIYRWTEPGPFCKTGKQNCTISNGGCEHLCHQDADEVQCSCKEGYDLDEDGLSCRIKDLCGVDTCEHQCVMRESGYFCKCPDGFKLDANQRNCSDIDECQSQACVHHLCINTHGSYTCACEGGYEMVDGECRDMDECTQTRCEHSCLNSLGSFSCSCNEGFTLSEDGYSCVDINECVSNLCQFKCVNTVGSFLCTCPQDFHMETDGATCAPDMTEKSAASSDDLAEEETQENATESLTRTTVVLQHQSPHTDAPLPDLVNVTHNDQQRNVSLMTGFAKTVNSKVIICILGSVIPLLLLVALTLAVAIFRCSRSKKEAKKNTSTDGYCWVSSGLDPRLEKLYESILTDDL; from the coding sequence ATGTTAGTCTCAGACCCACACCACTTGTTTTTGGCTACGAATGGACAACCACATATTGGTCACATTTCACCCCCAAAGCTCCCAAGGACCTTCTGGATATCAGTTAATTTGTTGATCTCTATGGCAATTATGTTGTGGATTTTTCTGCTGCCGCTCATCAACAGCTTTGAGGGTTTATCAGCTGAACATGAGACGCTATGTACCTCAAACGCCTGTTTCACCCTGAATATGGACAGAATGAGCTTTAGGGATGCCCGTCAGAACTGTGACCACAATGGAGGTTATCTGATGACAGTCAGagacgaagaagaagaggaTGTGCTGCGCTCGCTTCTCTCACAGATCCAAAGACAACGTCAGGACAGGGTGTTTAAATTTTGGATTGGATTAAAACTGCACAGAGGGGACTGTGTGTTGGCTGACAAGACTCTCAGGGGGTTTAGGTGGGTATCTGGGGAGGAAGAGTCCCACTACTCCAACTGGGAAAAAGAACCTGTCACCACATGCACTGAGGAGAGATGTGTAAAAGTTCATTATACTATATCAGGTCAGAACCAACTGAAATGGACTGCTGGACCTTGCAAAAGCCCTGCTTTTTATGCATGTAAGTTTTATTTTAAGGGAATGTGTAAACCTTTGGCTCTATTGGGGCCTGGACAAATCACCTACACAGCGCCCTTCTCAGAAGAGCCACAAAGAAGTGAAATGCAATCATTTCCGCTCGCAACATATGCTGTTATTTTATGTAGTGACCAACAGTCTCAATATGTTGTGTGCAAGGGGATGGACGACATCTATCGTTGGACTGAACCTGGTCCGTTTTGCAAAACAGGGAAGCAAAATTGCACGATAAGCAATGGCGGATGTGAACATTTGTGCCACCAGGATGCAGATGAGGTTCAATGCTCATGCAAAGAAGGTTACGACCTGGATGAGGATGGACTCAGTTGCAGGATAAAAGACTTGTGCGGCGTTGACACCTGTGAGCATCAGTGCGTAATGAGGGAGTCTGGGTATTTCTGCAAATGTCCAGATGGGTTCAAACTAGATGCAAACCAGCGGAACTGCTCTGATATTGATGAGTGCCAGTCACAAGCCTGCGTGCATCATTTGTGCATAAATACGCACGGCAGTTACACATGTGCATGTGAAGGCGGCTACGAAATGGTTGATGGTGAATGCAGGGATATGGATGAGTGCACGCAAACAAGATGTGAGCACAGCTGCTTGAACAGTTTGGGATCCTTCTCTTGTTCCTGCAATGAGGGCTTCACTTTATCCGAGGATGGGTACTCGTGCGTAGATATTAATGAATGTGTCAGTAATCTCTGTCAGTTCAAATGTGTCAATACTGTAGGCAGCTTCTTGTGCACCTGCCCGCAAGACTTCCACATGGAGACAGATGGAGCGACCTGCGCtccagatatgacagaaaaatcAGCTGCTTCATCAGATGACCTAGCTGAGGAGGAAACACAAGAAAACGCCACAGAGTCTTTAACCAGAACCACAGTTGTGCTCCAACACCAGTCTCCTCACACTGACGCACCGCTTCCAGACCTGGTGAACGTTACGCACAATGATCAGCAGAGAAACGTATCTTTGATGACAGGTTTTGCCAAGACAGTGAATTCCAAGGTGATCATCTGCATCCTTGGTTCAGTCATTCCTCTGCTGCTTTTAGTTGCATTGACACTGGCTGTTGCAATTTTTCGATGCAGTCGCTCCaaaaaagaagccaagaaaaatACCAGTACAGATGGCTACTGTTGGGTGTCTTCTGGTTTGGATCCGCGTTTAGAGAAACTATATGAGTCCATCCTGACTGATGACCTATGA